The following DNA comes from Anopheles arabiensis isolate DONGOLA chromosome 3, AaraD3, whole genome shotgun sequence.
ATAGGGTATCTCAGTCCCCCCGAACCGGTAGTGCTGAGATCGAGCACACACTTTTGACTAAATATCACGatcatcatttttttcataCGATTCCACGAACTCTCTACATCGCTAACGAAACTGTCGATCCATTTGTGAACGCCTTGCCTAAACTCTGCATCCTTCAAACGCTCGTCAAAGCCCTTCACCTCCTCTATGCTCGCCAGCCCGTACACTTCATAATCAACGGGATCGTACGAGGTTTGCTGGCCCTGTGGCTTGTGCACACTTTGCTCCGTCCAGGTCTTGAAGGCTGTTTGCAGTTGGCTGAAGCCTTCAGCTAGCTTTTGTCTAATCTCTTCCTGGTTCGCCTTCATCATGCTTTTTAGTTCAAGGATCATGTCGTATAGCTGGGGAAATAGTTTAACATCTTGGGCaggatcattttcaacattCTTGTTGGTGTGCATCATCTCAACATAACCCGGTTCGTTCGTGTCGACGACAGTAGGCAAACCATCTTTCTCCACGGAACTAACATTCTGTGGGATTAGGTCCTCAAATTTGCCGATATCTTCAAATGGGTCATTTTCCTGGTATTGTCGGCTTGCCGAATGGCTTGGTCCCTGTTGTTGCAACATCGGCGGTGCGGAATCTACATCGTGAAAGGGATCTCGCTCTTCTGTTGTACTCGGACGAACACTCATTCCTTGCCCATTTCCACTCGATTGAATTGTTCCAGCATGAATGACTGCCGGATTCATCGCAACAATTGGTGTACTGCTGTTCGCGATGCCAACGGTGTCTCCTGTTTTGCGATGCTGCTGTATTATTTTCAGCGTTTGCTGCGCTACCAAAATCGACGCAATATCCCTATAGATTACCGTGCATTTATGCTTTTCCCATGAAGCCTCCGGGCGGCTTAGATCGTCGGCCAGCAGTGATTTAATGTGTCTAACGCTTTTCGCATCCGGCCAACGCAGATACTCGACGCCTTCCGCTTCGCAGACAACAAGCCACTGCTCCGGCACAGTCAGCAGTTTCGTATCTCCCGCAGCATCCACCGTTTCCACCACTGCGTACGGCATCCTGCAATTGCTGAGAAATTGTATTACCTCCGCCATCAGTTCAACCTTTTCTGTCGTGcttaccttctttttttgctttccttcggTGTGATCAGCTTTCCCACTCAATGGAcgatacacaaacaaacaactggTCACTGTGTGATGTATATCACCTGGGACTAAAGATAAATAATCGCTGGACACAATATTTAAAGAATAATCCGCATTTTTGTCCGCTCAATATTTGTGCTTTCTGTTCGCGCTAGCGTCTAGGATTATCGGCAAATCAAAACTAACGAAATTCGTTGTTTGACAGATGCGTACACAACGAGAGTGAAATGTTTCAATCTATTCGACAGCAAAGGAAGTCTGTtgctgaaatatttcatattaTTCCAATTTCCTGTTGTTGAAATGGCGCGTAGAGTATTTGGGGACACCTGTGGAGCCTTCCGGCAATGGGACAAGGATGCCGCAGCGGTACAGCAGGTTCCACATACGACATTCAAATTAGAAAAATGTAGTATTCGTTTAGGCATCTTCATAATAACTTCCTTCATTAGCTTCATAAAtttcattccggagctaattccatttttggagtcaatcctgattccgttacccGTTCAAATTGCAGGTCGATTcggattccggagtcgatttcggATTCAGCTCCCGAGTCAAtttcgaaatcggctccagaatcggaatcgattccagcatcgggtaggtccgattccgagctcccaccactaattCAAATACTTGTATACTGCTTAATGTTATGTTTAGATGATTATCTTTTGTATTCTTTATTTCTTAATATACACAGTGCAATTCACGAAACACGCTAAAACATTGCAAATGTCCCAGTAGCATCACACACTTCGGTACCGTTCCGATATCACGTGTCAATCGATTGTTGTGTCAAAATTATACAAGGCGCCGCTTCCTCGGCACCGACTTTCGCAACCCTTGGTACAGCTCCGCCCGTACGCCAGCATGTCTCAGCTTGTTGGATAAAAATTTCTCCACATAAAGCGGGTCGGCAAGGTGCGTCGCGCTAGTGGCAACGTATTGGAACAGCCGCAGGATGTTGCTGTACTTGAACAGCGCGTAGCTTCCTTCTCTTCTTCCTCGCCACGTAAACTTGGGTAGAAAGTGACGATCGAACAGGAGGTCCAACATTTCCATCATGCGACGATCCGGATCAGATTCGTAGCCAACCGTCTCGCTAGCCCAGCGATGCACGCGCACACGAATCTCCGGATCGTTCAGCTGCTCTTCGAACGCATCCAACTCTTCGATGGTGTTAAAGCGATCGATAATAATCTCCGAGCTAGTGGTCATCCTTTTGGGCTGCATCTTTTGTGCGGTTTGAGGAACGGGGGGCGTAGAAGAAGAATGAGAagcaggaagaggaggagaagaaggagcaCTGGATTCTGCGTTGTCGTCTTTTGTCGCAATCGTGTCCGGTGCCGAGGTTTCTGCGATGCTGCTATCTTCGTCCTCTAACGTAAACGATGGTGTCGCGGATGTCTGGGTGCTCTCGTCGTCTTCTTCCGTGCAGGATGGATGTTTGTCCCCCGTCGGAAGGTTGCGCTTTTGCTGCGCTTGCCTCAGCTTTGCCGCGGAAAGGTGCTTTAGCTTTCTGGAAAAGAATTCTGCCACAAACCGTGGCGTGGCTAGGTGCGTCTTTGTCGTACCGGCGTACTGGAAAAGGTCAACAATGTTGGCGTAGTCCACCAGGGCAAGTTTGCCCGTTCTGCTTCGGCCGGTCCAGGTAAATTTCGCCAAAAAAGCGATATCTATTAGCGCGTCCAGTATTTCCACCATGCGCTTGACCGGCTTGCGCTCGTGGCCGATGGTGTAGTCGATCCAACGGTGAACCTGCGTTCGATATTCGTCGTCGTACAAACGCTCCTCGAAATCGTTCATCTCTTCAATGCAGGTAAGCGGGTTGACGTAAAACTCGAACGCGCTGTGCGGCGGTGACCATGCCTGGCCGGATGGCTTGCGCAGGTTGCTTGTATTTCTACTCGGTGACGGAAGCGAATCTTCCGCCAACTCGTCCAAACTTTTCTCCACCCGACGGAAACCATCGTACAGTCTTTTTCTGACCGCATCGTTGCTGCTTTCGATCTTACGCGTCAGCTCGACGAGCATGCCGGTCAGCTCCTCTTCGTCCTGTTCGTCCTCGAACCGAGCAGCCGTCTGATACTCATCTCGGAAACCGTTTCCTTGCTTCACTTTCAGACTCGACCCATTACTGGCATCACCCGGTCGGTTGCTCCTTTTCGACGCACCACCGCCATAGTCCTTCCAGTGTTTTTGTAAGGTGTCGATCATTTTGCCAGCTATCGCAAGCGACTGTATGTTTGAGCATTTGATCACGCACGGGTGTTTTTCCCACCCGGGCAACGGAGTGCTGCTGGCGTCGGCCAGCAGCGCATTGAGCGTGGTAATGTTCCGCACGCTCGGCCAGCAGAGGAACGCTTGCGAGTCTCTTTCGTTCCGCTCGAGCCATGTTTCGGGCGCCGCAATCAGCTCCTTGTTGCCACCCTCGTCCACTATTTCCACTAAGATGTAGGGCATCCTACAAATTAAAACGCGAGCTTTAGAACTCAGCTATGTTTGCCTAATGTTACCTGCTGCTGCGACAAGATGGTTACGTGTCGCACTACGTCTTGGTGTACCTTGGCTTGCAACAAATGGGTTTCCTTTATAATTTCCACCGTACGCCACAGAAAACGCAAAAATTCCTGCACGGAATCGGCGTCGTCCGCTGTGCTTGTGCTTCTGTTTGTTGTTATTCGGGCTATTGAAACAAACATCTGTCATTTATCGTATGTCAAATAG
Coding sequences within:
- the LOC120904447 gene encoding uncharacterized protein LOC120904447 → MPYAVVETVDAAGDTKLLTVPEQWLVVCEAEGVEYLRWPDAKSVRHIKSLLADDLSRPEASWEKHKCTVIYRDIASILVAQQTLKIIQQHRKTGDTVGIANSSTPIVAMNPAVIHAGTIQSSGNGQGMSVRPSTTEERDPFHDVDSAPPMLQQQGPSHSASRQYQENDPFEDIGKFEDLIPQNVSSVEKDGLPTVVDTNEPGYVEMMHTNKNVENDPAQDVKLFPQLYDMILELKSMMKANQEEIRQKLAEGFSQLQTAFKTWTEQSVHKPQGQQTSYDPVDYEVYGLASIEEVKGFDERLKDAEFRQGVHKWIDSFVSDVESSWNRMKKMMIVIFSQKCVLDLSTTGSGGLRYPILNCLQILNLFKYIGTTSRHQVNDGEVRDFFIKRIKYAKDMETYSHTHAPSKKKNAKLRTIAPSLRLSVEEVCEDETMMELDESMEQIEMMKEQNGKRMRLDSIEQQRESSSKEGSLPTVVGGNLPDSNHVFPLKTLDDMNAFEVRLCDERELKHTQLWIDQNLHYDTKNVEDHMKTLLERLVDKNVLLNFCWIKDTGGGKRSLAEYKHFVGLFHYVREKGTYVQDQGCVSNFFTEVLDHVS
- the LOC120904644 gene encoding uncharacterized protein LOC120904644, encoding MPYILVEIVDEGGNKELIAAPETWLERNERDSQAFLCWPSVRNITTLNALLADASSTPLPGWEKHPCVIKCSNIQSLAIAGKMIDTLQKHWKDYGGGASKRSNRPGDASNGSSLKVKQGNGFRDEYQTAARFEDEQDEEELTGMLVELTRKIESSNDAVRKRLYDGFRRVEKSLDELAEDSLPSPSRNTSNLRKPSGQAWSPPHSAFEFYVNPLTCIEEMNDFEERLYDDEYRTQVHRWIDYTIGHERKPVKRMVEILDALIDIAFLAKFTWTGRSRTGKLALVDYANIVDLFQYAGTTKTHLATPRFVAEFFSRKLKHLSAAKLRQAQQKRNLPTGDKHPSCTEEDDESTQTSATPSFTLEDEDSSIAETSAPDTIATKDDNAESSAPSSPPLPASHSSSTPPVPQTAQKMQPKRMTTSSEIIIDRFNTIEELDAFEEQLNDPEIRVRVHRWASETVGYESDPDRRMMEMLDLLFDRHFLPKFTWRGRREGSYALFKYSNILRLFQYVATSATHLADPLYVEKFLSNKLRHAGVRAELYQGLRKSVPRKRRLV